Genomic segment of Streptomyces sp. NBC_01210:
TCCAGTACGTCACCGCCTCCCAGGTAGCCGGAGAACAGCGTCGAGGTGCGGACGAGGAGCCTGCCGGCACCCGGGTCCCCGTCGCCGTCGGCGGACTCGACCTTCCAGGTAACGGAGCGGTGAATCCGGCCCGCTGAGCCCTCGGGCCACGGGGTGGCGCGGTCGTACTGGCACGCGATCACCCCGGCTTCCGTACTGCCGTAGATCTGGTGGACGGCCCTGCCGAACGCCCGCTCCGCCCGTGCTCGCGTCTCCTGCGGCAGCGGCCCGCCCGACGACAGCAGGGCGCGCAGCGCCGATGCGCTCCCGGCGGGCCGGGGAGCCATGCCGAGGATGCGGTAGATCATGGGTGTGCCGAGCAGCACCGTCGCGCCCTCGTCGATGGCCGTGTGCACCGCGCTCACGCTGAAACGGGGCATGGTGACGATCTGCGCCCCGCTCACGAGGGCACCGGCGAGCAGGCCCATCATGCCGAAGGAGTGGGACATGGGGATCGGGCCGAGGATGTCGTCCGCCGTGTAGCCGTAGGTCTCGCGGTAGATGCGGCCGCCGTGCTCGATGTTGCCGAGGTCCTGGCGAACGATCCGGGGTTCGCCGGTGGAGCCGGAGGTCATCCCGAGGATCGCGGGGTTCCGCTCCGGCGCGCGGAGGGGGCCGCCACCGTCCGAGAGCACGTCGGCGTACGCCAGGACGCCGCTGCCCCGGTCGGGCCCGATCACCTGCCGCGCACCGATCCGCCGCGCGACGGACCGCTCCTCGTCCAGATGGGAGCTGCCCGCCTCCAGACACAGCAGGTCCACCGA
This window contains:
- a CDS encoding class I adenylate-forming enzyme family protein; protein product: MHRQVERHAATRPDAPSVRVLTNGRWDSTNWRRLRDMAAGVADRAGRLCKRNAPAVLVLDNSAESLAVFLGLTAASVDLLCLEAGSSHLDEERSVARRIGARQVIGPDRGSGVLAYADVLSDGGGPLRAPERNPAILGMTSGSTGEPRIVRQDLGNIEHGGRIYRETYGYTADDILGPIPMSHSFGMMGLLAGALVSGAQIVTMPRFSVSAVHTAIDEGATVLLGTPMIYRILGMAPRPAGSASALRALLSSGGPLPQETRARAERAFGRAVHQIYGSTEAGVIACQYDRATPWPEGSAGRIHRSVTWKVESADGDGDPGAGRLLVRTSTLFSGYLGGGDVLDEDGLYDTGDLVRIDAGGDLTVLARKSTFINVGGRKVNPGLVSGVLGEHDDVAEAHVFGHEEDGEESVHAAVVLRDPRTGVADLLAHCRGRLTAYEVPHRVHVLPELPRTALGKPDLMAVKRVCRLPPAGTPAEGQP